A single region of the Hippopotamus amphibius kiboko isolate mHipAmp2 chromosome 6, mHipAmp2.hap2, whole genome shotgun sequence genome encodes:
- the ASF1A gene encoding histone chaperone ASF1A produces the protein MAKVQVNNVVVLDNPSPFYNPFQFEITFECIEDLSEDLEWKIIYVGSAESEEYDQVLDSVLVGPVPAGRHMFVFQADAPNPGLIPDADAVGVTVVLITCTYRGQEFIRVGYYVNNEYTETELRENPPVKPDFSKLQRNILASNPRVTRFHINWEDNTEKLEDAESSNPNLQSLLSTDALPSASKGWSTSENSLNVMLESHMDCM, from the exons atggcaAAGGTTCAGGTGAACAATGTAGTGGTGCTGGATAACCCTTCTCCTTTCTACAACCCATTCCAGTTCGAGATCACCTTCGAGTGCATCGAGGACCTGTCTGAAG ACCTGGAATGGAAAATTATCTATGTGGGCTCTGCAGAAAGTGAAGAATACGATCAAGTTTTAGACTCTGTCTTAGTGGGCCCTGTTCCTGCAGGAAGGCATATGTTTGTATTTCAG GCTGATGCACCTAATCCGGGACTCATTCCAGATGCAGATGCAGTAGGTGTAACAGTTGTGCTAATTACATGCACCTATCGAGGTCAAGAATTTATTAGAGTTGGTTATTATGTAAATAATGAATATACCGAGACAGAATTAAGGGAAAATCCACCAGTAAAACCAGACTTTTCTAAG CTTCAAAGGAACATTTTGGCATCCAATCCCAGAGTCACAAGATTCCACATTAACTGGGAAGATAACACAGAAAAACTGGAAGATGCAGAGAGCAGTAATCCAAATCTACAATCACTTCTTTCAACAGATGCATTACCTTCAGCATCAAAGGGATGGTCCACATCAGAAAACTCACTAAATGTCATGTTAGAATCCCACATGGACTGCATGTGA